One genomic region from Cygnus atratus isolate AKBS03 ecotype Queensland, Australia chromosome 18, CAtr_DNAZoo_HiC_assembly, whole genome shotgun sequence encodes:
- the TEN1 gene encoding CST complex subunit TEN1 isoform X2, producing the protein MLPGAGVYYFPWEINSSVPEGEALRTFGRLCCYNLARSEAVLSAQRSAAQHHVCVDTRLVEPFEAQLGSLYMVLGEAEHREAVGSGTWWRELNQHRLPPVRPLKLFCTTCFSIHISTMATTLTRRSPHTERYKLHSAAFVPSARGTGARYSCW; encoded by the exons ATGCTGCCAGGTGCTGGGGTCTACTACTTCCCATGGGAGATCAACAGCTCCGTCCCAGAGGGGGAGGCGCTGAGGACGTTTGGCAG GTTATGCTGCTACAACCTGGCCCGGTCCGAAGCCGTCCTCAGTGCTCAGCGCAGcgcagcccagcaccacgtctGCGTGGACACCCGACTGGTGGAACCATTTGAAGCCCAGCTGGGATCTCTCTACATGGTCCTAGGAGAGGCTGAACACAGGGAAG CCGTGGGCTCAGGCACTTGGTGGCGAGAGCTCAATCAGCACCGTCTGCCACCTGTGCGGCCCTTGAAATTGTTTTGTACCACCTGCTTCAGCATCCACATCAGTACCATGGCCACAACCCTTACTCGAAGGAGTCCCCACACAGAGCGCTACAAATTGCACAGCGCTGCTTTTGTGCCATCTGCTCGAGGAACCGGTGCCCGCTACTCCTGCTGGTGA
- the CDK3 gene encoding cyclin-dependent kinase 3: METLQQVFQKVEKIGEGTYGVVYKARNKRTGQLVALKKIRLDSETEGVPSTAIREISLLKELKHPNIVRLLDVVHSQKKLYLVFEYLNQDLKKYIDSSQTGEFPLSLVKNYLFQLLQGVSFCHSHRVIHRDLKPQNLLINEAGAIKLADFGLARAFGVPLRTYTHEVVTLWYRAPEILLGCKYYSTAVDIWSIGCIFAEMVTRKALFPGDSEIDQLFRIFRTLGTPTEATWPGVTQLPDYKGDFPRWRRKEMKEIVPNLDRDGRDLLAQLLLYDPSKRISAKAALSHQYFFWKSPQSTEEQRVMHRHCR, encoded by the exons ATGGAGACCCTCCAGCAGGTGTTTCAGAAGGTGGAGAAGATCGGGGAGGGCACCTACGGCGTGGTGTACAAGGCTCGCAACAAGCGGACGGGGCAGCTGGTGGCTCTCAAGAAGATCCGCTTGGACTC GGAAACAGAGggtgtccccagcacagccatcAGAGAAATCTCGCTGCTGAAGGAGCTGAAGCACCCCAACATAGTCAG GCTCCTAGATGTCGTGCACAGCCAAAAGAAGCTGTATCTGGTATTTGAATATCTCAATCAGGACCTGAAGAAATACATAGACTCCTCCCAAACTGGAGAGTTTCCTTTAAGCTTAGTCAAG AACTaccttttccagctgctgcagggtgtGAGCTTTTGCCACTCGCACAGAGTCATCCACAGGGACTTGAAGCCACAGAACTTGCTCATCAATGAAGCAGGAGCCATTAAGCTGGCTGATTTTGGTTTGGCAAGAGCTTTTGGAGTTCCCTTGCGGACATACACTCACGAG GTGGTGACTTTGTGGTACCGAGCCCCTGAAATACTCCTGGGATGCAAATACTATTCGACTGCTGTGGATATCTGGAGTATCGGCTGCATCTTTGCAGAAATG GTGACCAGGAAGGCCCTGTTTCCAGGGGACTCCGAGATCGATCAGCTCTTCCGGATCTTTCGCACCCTGGGTACTCCCACTGAGGCGACCTGGCCTGGGGTGACACAGCTGCCTGACTACAAGGGGGACTTTCCTCggtggagaaggaaagagatgaaGGAAATCGTTCCCAACTTAGATCGAGATGGCAGAGATTTATTGGCA CAATTGCTCCTGTATGACCCCAGCAAGCGCATCTCAGCCAAGGCAGCCCTCAGTCACCAGTACTTCTTCTGGAAAAGCCCGCAGAGCACCGAAGAGCAACGTGTGATGCACAGACACTGCAGATGA
- the TEN1 gene encoding CST complex subunit TEN1 isoform X1, with protein sequence MAQRWLHEMLPGAGVYYFPWEINSSVPEGEALRTFGRLCCYNLARSEAVLSAQRSAAQHHVCVDTRLVEPFEAQLGSLYMVLGEAEHREAVGSGTWWRELNQHRLPPVRPLKLFCTTCFSIHISTMATTLTRRSPHTERYKLHSAAFVPSARGTGARYSCW encoded by the exons ATG GCCCAGCGGTGGTTGCATGAGATGCTGCCAGGTGCTGGGGTCTACTACTTCCCATGGGAGATCAACAGCTCCGTCCCAGAGGGGGAGGCGCTGAGGACGTTTGGCAG GTTATGCTGCTACAACCTGGCCCGGTCCGAAGCCGTCCTCAGTGCTCAGCGCAGcgcagcccagcaccacgtctGCGTGGACACCCGACTGGTGGAACCATTTGAAGCCCAGCTGGGATCTCTCTACATGGTCCTAGGAGAGGCTGAACACAGGGAAG CCGTGGGCTCAGGCACTTGGTGGCGAGAGCTCAATCAGCACCGTCTGCCACCTGTGCGGCCCTTGAAATTGTTTTGTACCACCTGCTTCAGCATCCACATCAGTACCATGGCCACAACCCTTACTCGAAGGAGTCCCCACACAGAGCGCTACAAATTGCACAGCGCTGCTTTTGTGCCATCTGCTCGAGGAACCGGTGCCCGCTACTCCTGCTGGTGA
- the TEN1 gene encoding CST complex subunit TEN1 isoform X4: MLPGAGVYYFPWEINSSVPEGEALRTFGRLCCYNLARSEAVLSAQRSAAQHHVCVDTRLVEPFEAQLGSLYMVLGEAEHREGENPVIKARILTCVEGMNVPLLEQAIQEQRKYFSERQQQMGTDAS; the protein is encoded by the exons ATGCTGCCAGGTGCTGGGGTCTACTACTTCCCATGGGAGATCAACAGCTCCGTCCCAGAGGGGGAGGCGCTGAGGACGTTTGGCAG GTTATGCTGCTACAACCTGGCCCGGTCCGAAGCCGTCCTCAGTGCTCAGCGCAGcgcagcccagcaccacgtctGCGTGGACACCCGACTGGTGGAACCATTTGAAGCCCAGCTGGGATCTCTCTACATGGTCCTAGGAGAGGCTGAACACAGGGAAG GTGAGAATCCCGTGATAAAAGCCCGGATACTGACCTGCGTGGAAGGGATGAACGTGCCCTTGCTGGAACAGGCCATACAGGAGCAGAGGAAGTACTTCAGTGAGCGGCAGCAGCAGATGGGAACAGATGCGTCCTGA
- the TEN1 gene encoding CST complex subunit TEN1 isoform X3 has translation MAQRWLHEMLPGAGVYYFPWEINSSVPEGEALRTFGRLCCYNLARSEAVLSAQRSAAQHHVCVDTRLVEPFEAQLGSLYMVLGEAEHREGENPVIKARILTCVEGMNVPLLEQAIQEQRKYFSERQQQMGTDAS, from the exons ATG GCCCAGCGGTGGTTGCATGAGATGCTGCCAGGTGCTGGGGTCTACTACTTCCCATGGGAGATCAACAGCTCCGTCCCAGAGGGGGAGGCGCTGAGGACGTTTGGCAG GTTATGCTGCTACAACCTGGCCCGGTCCGAAGCCGTCCTCAGTGCTCAGCGCAGcgcagcccagcaccacgtctGCGTGGACACCCGACTGGTGGAACCATTTGAAGCCCAGCTGGGATCTCTCTACATGGTCCTAGGAGAGGCTGAACACAGGGAAG GTGAGAATCCCGTGATAAAAGCCCGGATACTGACCTGCGTGGAAGGGATGAACGTGCCCTTGCTGGAACAGGCCATACAGGAGCAGAGGAAGTACTTCAGTGAGCGGCAGCAGCAGATGGGAACAGATGCGTCCTGA